The genomic stretch CTTGAAACTGTGATGCAGATAAACCACAAAAATGTGGTGAAGCTCCATGGCATATGTTTGGAGACTAGGATACCATTGCTGGTTTATGAATACATTTTGAATGGTACCCTCTTCCAACACATCCATCCGAATGCGTCAACCATCTTAAGatcttggaaaaaccagctcAGAATAGCCGCCGAAGCTGCTCTTGCCCTCAAGTATATGCATTCCTGCGCAGAACCCCCGATCATTCACGGTGACATCAAGTCGGTGAACATACTTCTGGATCAAAATTACTCAGTGAAAGTATCTGATTTTGGAACTTCGGTACTTATATCACCAGAGAATAGTCATATCGTGTCCTTTGAAATACAAGGCACGTTGGGCTACATCGATCCGGAATATTTAACCACCGGTAGGCTGACAATTAAAAGTGATGTATACAGCTTTGGAGCTGTCCTCATGGAGTTGCTCACGAGAAAGAAGCCCGCAAGTTTTATTCTTAAGTCTGGAGAGTCAATCAATATCATTCATTATTTCATCTCTTGCGTGAAGGATGAGAAACTCTCCAATGTCATAAACTTCGAGGCTGCCAGTGAAGACGAAATGGAGAGAGTAGGAATGGTTGTTGAGATTGCAGTGAAGTGCTTGGACCAAAGTGGTGCGAGGAGGCCGACAATGCAGGAAGTGGCTGAGCAACTCGCCAGGATTGACTGCAAGCTCGACATCGCGACGGTTGAAGAAGACAATGAGGAGACCAAACGCGAAGTGGATGAAGAAAACCTCCCCTCCCATTCGATAACAGTTACTTGCGAGACAAGCCAACATGGGACAACGTCAGGCTCTCTTTTCTGATCTGGGAATGGTATCAGCAGGTTCAACCATCTGATATTTTATTACTATAGTAACATGTCTTTTAGGGTTGATTGTATATTCTATAAATGTTACGTTTGCCATTTGTTTTGGACTTATAGTTGTGCAAGCATTTCTGCAAGTTTGAGGGTCACAAGCTGTCCTACTAAACTTCTCTCTCGTTTGGAAGAGTTCCTCAACTTTGGTGTAGCAATGTCTGCCCCCTCAAACCCTAAGTCAAATCCTGTCCGAAAACCCAAGCTATCCCACCGTATCCTCTTCGATTTCCCATTTCATCCTTTGTTTCCTCTTTTCCCCATCTGAAACCCTAGCTTTGCTTTCTCTTCGCTGATGGATGCAGTTCGTGTTGCCGCCGATCCATTGCCAGTTTCTCGTTCTCTTAGactcttttcttccttccctCCCCAAGTCCCATCACTTGTCCCTTCTGCCTATATTATGTTGGAATACACATTACAATACTGTTTGTTGCAACCACTGAACTAATCAGAAATaatgactttgagaaaatgataacaAATTAAGTCTGACAAACACAATCATTGGATAGTGTGAATAGGTTATTATCTTACTTTATGCTTGGCATAGACTCAGGAAAGTCCCCGGGCCATCTTCCTAAAGAGATGCAATCTCGAAAACGAAGAAATGCTTTGAGCGCGAGAGTTCCTTTGCCCAATGCGATAAGGCAGACACGCGTTTGGAGCTTGGAGCCTCCATGGACTCTTGCCAAAAGTTGCATTGGCTGGCCGCCACAATCATTCGACTTTGCCCTACATCACATGGGGAAAAAATGGATATAAAAAAGGAGGTGAGGTATGGATGATCGAATCTCTTTAAGATGATTAATTCCCACCAACAATGTTTTACACATTTGCAAACTATGCCTCCCAAGATACAATATCTCGAACTAGTTTATATTAGCACTATTTGAATAGGACTCAATCATACACTTCTCGAAATTGGCACACTTAgtgtgacgccctgaaaattcGTAGcttgtaatttgcccgaattcaataaaaggaagaaaattgaatttcagtctatgcaaaattttggattttgacgaCGTAAGTTATGATTTTTGGACGACACTTGGAACGTTAGGTAGTTTAGGTTAGGTTTCAAAAATCTTAGTCGTTGCGAATTAGGATCGAAATCCGCACACCCGAACCTAACCCCGATCGAGCTCAACTTGCGAAAAGACTAAAATATTCCCTATCAGTTGAGCCAAATATCCAATTACTCCTAAATTGTCAAAGAACCGTTTTGTCCTCACCTTTATgcactacaagacaaaatattcaaaatgtggTGGGCCCTACATGTcactctcactttttctttttcccaccaACCCATCACATCCATCTCCCTCCCCTCACAtcatctctcttctctctctcttccatcccccccccccccacatgctctctctctttcccccttctctctctctctctctctctctctctctctctctctctcccttttcttccttctaccACGCAAAGCCCCTCGATttgctgttcatcttcttcttcattcttctttttgggaaaagtacactagaagtgccataacttgtgtacggcgttcactttagtgctataactttcaaaacattcacttaagtgccataactttcaaaaatcgttcacttgagtgctacgtcggagcaaaatcatttacttgagtgctacggtgactttttcggcgtgccacgtcgcctttttaGCGTGCTACGTCAGATTTCCGATGTCTACactaacttttccgacgtgcaacagtaactttttcgatgtctacaataactttttcggttgccacgtcggtttttccGGCCgcccacgtcaacatggcactcaagtgaacaatttttaaaagttatggcacttaagtgaacattttgaaagttatggcactcaagtgaacgccgtacaaaagttatgacatttttagtgtacttttccccttcttcttctttttttccttcttctggtTCTCGGCCCTCCCACTCGACGCCACACCACCAAACACCACCATGCTcagccgccaccgccacctcaTCTCACCGCTTCGCCGCCTCACCATCCCCGTCGTCGCGCTGTTAACTTGCCCGAACCGTGACCGGCCCGCTTGAGCAGCCCCGAGCCACCTTAGCTCCATGCGCCAACGGCCCGACAACCTTCAACCGCCACTACCTTAGATTCATCGTGATAGTCCTCATTCGCGAGCTCAACTTAGCCGCGTGATCCGCGAACCATAGATTTGCGGACTCGAAGCCCACCAGACCCGCGTGTGTCGCCCGAGCCCCGTCGACCGCTGGCCCGA from Rhodamnia argentea isolate NSW1041297 chromosome 2, ASM2092103v1, whole genome shotgun sequence encodes the following:
- the LOC115729124 gene encoding LOW QUALITY PROTEIN: wall-associated receptor kinase-like 1 (The sequence of the model RefSeq protein was modified relative to this genomic sequence to represent the inferred CDS: deleted 1 base in 1 codon), with the protein product MWTEQGLHARIINLVTYISLAVIALPIFGITSVALVIDMWRRRSKQKNFRRNGGELLKHHRVQIFTEAELAKAINNYDESNKLGEHGFGSVYRGRIAGDTVVAVKKPKDVHKSLLRRDFLHELETVMQINHKNVVKLHGICLETRIPLLVYEYILNGTLFQHIHPNASTILRSWKNQLRIAAEAALALKYMHSCAEPPIIHGDIKSVNILLDQNYSVKVSDFGTSVLISPENSHIVSFEIQGTLGYIDPEYLTTGRLTIKSDVYSFGAVLMELLTRKKPASFILKSGESINIIHYFISCVKDEKLSNVINFEAASEDEMERVGMVVEIAVKCLDQSGARRPTMQEVAEQLARIDCKLDIATVEEDNEETKREVDEENLPSHSITVTCETSQHGTTSGSLF